In Phyllostomus discolor isolate MPI-MPIP mPhyDis1 chromosome 2, mPhyDis1.pri.v3, whole genome shotgun sequence, the following are encoded in one genomic region:
- the USF3 gene encoding basic helix-loop-helix domain-containing protein USF3 isoform X2, translated as MDFFPSLVERHRKKKINAGINRIGELIPCSPALKQSKNMILDQAFKYITELKRQNDELLLNGGNNEQAEEIKKLRKQLEEIQKENGRYIELLKANDICLYDDPTIHWKGNLKNAKVSVVIPSDQVQKNIIVYSNGSQPGGNSQGTAVQGITFNVGHNLQKQTANVVPVQRTCNLVTPVSISGVYPSENKPWHQTAVSALAANQPVPLCLPATIPAQNILELSTSESESNVIGATTGSLIAIPVGPEPQQHRPSHTSLNDQNSSESKNGQENPKLLKKMVPCATSIPSSSSAAATKVNHGGKTCPSVLDFRSDFQTTFVVSVTTTVCSQPPRSASDSCPMSISKGTDSASVSTTVVPPAPGGGKTTSPISTLSANPLDNGWARSCSLPSSAVSASDMKNINSLTRISSAGNTQTTWTTLQLAGNTIQPLSQTPSSAVTPVLNESGTNPTTTNHSRHGSTGINLNNSFPADGQPVEQVIVTLPSCPSLPMQPLIAQPQVKSQPPQNILPLNSAMQVIHMAQPVGTAVNAAPANQNVIILQPPSTTPCPTVMRAEVPNQTVGQQIVIIQAANQNPLPLLSAPPPSSVRLPVNGTNAIIGSNSVQNVSTPQTFGGKHLVHILPRPSSLSTSNSTQTFSVTMSNQQQPQTISLNGQLFALQPVMSSSGTTNQNPMQIIQPTTSEDPNTNVALNTFGALASLNQSISQMAGQSCVQLSISQPANPQTAANSQTTPANCVSLTATVASPVTTDSSATLPSIYNLVTTPSVNTVACLPNVKSKRLNKKPGVKKHLAANKSACPLNPVRDVGKADCPSTEGSAEPPCNAGLLESPPLVLPSVAVSQAKSTVSVSGSHPLDVLNSESVIPESVPKSKSAEESNSPSQESLTSEHLAMAPAKSKDSAPIVQRETSQDKPPPSLALSDVAKPCTSANTLISPSNDPHILVSQVSGLSSATSTTSTDSVSEVEIIAEPCRVEQDSSDRMQTPGLLKEQGLTALLSGLAKEKDPQKSSLSVQMDHPDFSSENSKTVDSGVDLHPKQELLLMNSEDRDPGQHHSCTPDHEGIHGSLLSSRQADSPMSTSSGSSRSFSVASMLPETTREDVTSNVTTNTCDSCTFVEQTDIVALAARAIFDQENLEKGRAGTQADTREVTSKPSEASSLEGDQHFKTQISKENGPGQAESTPNEFNSQDSIEATMERPLEKPSCSVGIKTSNASLQVSTSQPPNVTSLSVNNLIHQSSISHPLVSCAGLTQTSEQTTVPATVNLTVSSSSYGNQPPGPSLIEYSQEQLSTMTGTIPNPQIQEPLLKPSHESRKDSAKRAVQDDLLLSSAKRQKHCQPASLRLEGMSLMSRTPDSISDQTQIMVNQIPPNSSNSVVPISNPAHADGLTRLFPPTNNFVAPALRQTEVQCSSQPSVAEQQQTQASQHLQALQQHVPAQGVSHLHSNHLYLKQQQQQQQQQAGQLRERHHLYQLQHHIPHAENSVHPQPHNVHQQRTLQQEVQMQKKRNLVQGTQASQLSLQPKHHGTDQSRPKSGQPHPHHQQIQQQMQQHFGSSQPEKSCENPSTSRNHHNHPQNHLNQDILHQQQDVGSRQQGSGVSSEHVSGHNPMQRLLTSRGIEQQMVSQPSIVTRPSDMTCTPHRPERNRVSSYSAEALIGKTSSNSEQRMGISIQGSRVSDQLEMRSYLDVPRNKGLAIHNMQGRVDHNVASEIRLSDCQTFKPTGSIQQPQSNFEAQSSRNNEIGNSVSSMRSMQSQGFRISQNPGPPPIDRQKRLPYPPVQSIPTGNAIPARDSENTCHQSFMQSLLAPHLSDQVIGSQRSLSEHQRNTQCGPSPAIEYNCPPTHESVHIRRESENQNRESCDMSLGAINTRNSTLNIPFSSSSSSGDIQGRNTSPNVSVQKSNPMRITDSHGTKGHMNPPVTTNMHGVARPALPHPSVSHGNADQGPPVRQTNSSVPQRSRHPLQDSSGSKIRQPERNRSGNQRHSNVFDPSLPHLPLSASGSMILGRQQPTTEKRGSIVRFMPDSPQVPNDNSVPDQHTLSQNFGFPFIPEGGMNPPINANTSFIPQVTQPSATRTPALIPVDPQNTLPSFYPPYSPAHPTLSNDISIPYFSNQMFSNPSTEKVNSGSLNNRFGSILSPPRPVGFAQPSFPLLPDMPPMHMTNSHLSNFNMTSLFPEIATALPDGSAMSPLLTIANSSASDSSKQSTNRPAHNISHILGHDCSSAV; from the exons AGCAAGAATATGATCCTGGACCAAGCCTTTAAATATATAACAGAATTGAAAAGGCAAAATGATGAACTCCTGCTTAATGGAGGAAACAATGAACAag ctgaagaaattaaaaagctacGTAAACAACTGGaagaaattcaaaaggaaaatggtCGATATATTGAATTACTAAAAGCAAATGACATATGTTTATATGATGATCCCACAATCCACTGGAAAGGAAATCTTAAAAACGCCAAGGTCTCTGTTGTTATTCCCAGTGACCAGGttcaaaaaaatattattgtttattccAATGGGAGTCAGCCTGGTGGAAACAGCCAGGGAACAGCTGTTCAGGGGATCACCTTTAATGTTGGTCATAATTTACAAAAGCAAACCGCCAATGTGGTGCCAGTACAGAGGACTTGCAATCTTGTGACTCCTGTGTCTATTTCTGGAGTTTACCCTTCTGAAAACAAGCCATGGCATCAGACTGCAGTTTCTGCATTGGCTGCCAACCAGCCTGTTCCTCTTTGTCTTCCTGCTACCATTCCTGCTCAAAATATTCTCGAGCTTTCCACCTCCGAAAGTGAATCAAATGTTATTGGTGCCACCACTGGCTCCCTGATTGCTATTCCTGTTGGACCTGAACCTCAACAACATCGTCCCTCGCACACAAGTCTAAATGACCAAAATTCTTCTGAAAGTAAGAATGGGCAAGAGAACCCCAAATTACTGAAGAAAATGGTCCCTTGTGCCACAAGCATCCCCTCCAGCTCCTCAGCAGCAGCCACTAAAGTGAACCATGGAGGCAAGACCTGCCCGAGCGTACTGGATTTCAGAAGTGATTTTCAAACTACCTTTGTTGTTTCAGTTACCACCACAGTCTGTTCCCAGCCTCCTAGATCTGCAAGTGATTCCTGTCCAATGAGCATTAGCAAGGGTACAGACTCAGCAAGTGTCAGTACAACGGTGGTCCCCCCTGCCCCTGGAGGAGGGAAGACCACCAGTCCCATAAGCACTCTTTCTGCAAACCCTTTGGATAATGGCTGGGCTCGCTCTTGTTCTTTACCTTCTTCAGCTGTTAGTGCTTCAgatatgaaaaacattaataGCCTTACTCGAATTTCCTCAGCTGGAAATACACAGACAACGTGGACTACTTTGCAACTGGCAGGAAACACTATTCAGCCCTTAAGCCAGACACCATCTTCTGCTGTGACTCCAGTACTAAATGAGTCTGGTACTAACCCCACCACAACAAACCACAGTAGACACGGATCTACTGGCATCAACTTGAATAATTCCTTTCCAGCAGATGGGCAGCCAGTTGAGCAAGTAATTGTAACCTTGCCTTCTTGTCCATCCTTACCTATGCAGCCACTAATTGCCCAGCCACAAGTTAAATCTCAGCCCCCCCAAAATATCCTTCCATTGAATTCAGCAATGCAAGTGATTCATATGGCTCAGCCAGTGGGGACAGCTGTTAATGCAGCTCCAGCTAATCAAAATGTTATCATTCTTCAGCCTCCCAGCACCACTCCATGCCCAACAGTGATGCGGGCAGAGGTTCCTAACCAAACCGTAGGTCAGCAGATAGTAATTATACAGGCAGCTAATCAGAATCCTTTGCCACTCCTCTCAGCTCCACCTCCTAGTTCTGTTCGGCTCCCTGTCAATGGAACCAATGCTATAATAGGATCGAATTCAGTGCAAAATGTTTCGACTCCACAAACTTTTGGGGGAAAGCATCTTGTCCACATATTACCAAGACCTTCATCATTATCAACATCTAATTCAACACAAACTTTTTCTGTTACCATGTCAAACCAACAACAGCCTCAAACCATTTCTTTAAATGGACAGCTCTTTGCTTTGCAGCCTGTGATGTCTTCATCAGGCACTACAAACCAAAACCCTATGCAAATTATTCAGCCTACCACCAGCGAAGATCCAAATACCAACGTTGCCCTGAATACGTTTGGCGCTTTGGCCAGCCTCAATCAAAGCATATCGCAGATGGCTGGGCAAAGCTGTGTACAATTGTCTATTAGCCAGCCTGCCAACCCTCAAACTGCTGCAAATAGTCAAACCACCCCAGCTAACTGTGTTTCATTAACAGCAACTGTAGCCTCTCCCGTGACAACAGATAGTTCAGCCACACTACCCAGTATTTATAATCTAGTGACTACTCCCTCAGTGAACACTGTAGCGTGTTTGCCTAACGTGAAATCAAAAAGGTTGAACAAGAAGCCAGGTGTCAAAAAACACTTAGCAGCTAACAAGTCAGCATGCCCCCTGAATCCAGTCAGAGATGTGGGCAAGGCAGACTGCCCCAGCACTGAAGGTTCAGCAGAGCCACCATGTAATGCCGGACTGCTGGAAAGCCCCCCTCTTGTGTTGCCATCTGTTGCTGTGTCCCAGGCAAAGAGTACTGTAAGTGTTTCTGGTTCACATCCTTTGGATGTTTTGAATTCAGAATCAGTGATACCTGAGTCTGTACCCAAATCTAAGTCAGCAGAAGAGTCTAATTCACCTTCCCAAGAATCTTTAACAAGTGAACATTTAGCAATGGCCCCAGCAAAATCCAAAGATTCTGCCCCCATAGTGCAACGAGAGACATCTCAGGATAAGCCACCACCTAGTTTGGCATTGTCAGATGTTGCCAAACCCTGTACTTCAGCCAACACGTTGATTTCACCTTCAAATGATCCCCACATTTTGGTTTCTCAGGTTTCTGGTTTGTCGTCTGCCACAAGCACCACAAGTACCGACTCGGTTTCTGAGGTAGAAATCATTGCTGAACCTTGCAGAGTTGAGCAAGATTCATCAGATAGAATGCAAACCCCAGGTCTCTTAAAGGAGCAAGGTTTAACTGCATTACTATCTGGCCTTGCTAAAGAAAAAGACCCTCAGAAATCATCTCTTTCAGTCCAGATGGACCATCCTGACTTTTCTTCAGAAAATTCTAAAACAGTTGATTCAGGTGTTGATTTACATCCCAAACAGGAGTTGTTACTGATGAACAGCGAGGATAGAGATCCAGGACAGCATCATTCCTGCACCCCCGATCACGAGGGTATTCATGGTTCTTTGCTCAGCAGTAGGCAGGCTGACTCTCCCATGTCCACCAGCTCTGGCAGTAGTCGTAGTTTCTCAGTTGCATCCATGCTTCCTGAAACAACCAGAGAGGATGTCACCAGCAATGTAACAACTAATACGTGTGACAGCTGTACCTTTGTAGAGCAAACTGATATAGTCGCTCTTGCAGCAAGAGCTATTTTTGACCAGGAGAACCTTGAGAAGGGAAGAGCTGGCACCCAGGCTGATACAAGGGAAGTTACTTCAAAGCCTTCTGAAGCATCATCTTTAGAAGGAGACCAGCATTTCAAAACACAGATCTCTAAAGAGAATGGCCCAGGTCAGGCAGAATCAACACCAAATGAATTTAATTCTCAGGATTCAATTGAAGCAACTATGGAGAGGCCCCTTGAAAAACCAAGTTGTTCTGTAGGAATTAAAACATCAAATGCCTCTTTGCAGGTTTCCACTTCTCAGCCACCAAACGTCACCAGTTTAAGTGTGAATAATCTTATCCATCAGAGCAGCATCAGCCATCCTCTCGTCAGCTGTGCTGGATTAACCCAAACTTCAGAGCAAACAACTGTTCCTGCTACAGTTAATCTGACTGTTTCATCTAGTTCCTATGGCAATCAGCCTCCTGGACCATCTCTGATTGAATATTCCCAAGAACAACTAAGTACTATGACTGGTACTATACCAAATCCACAGATTCAAGAGCCACTCTTAAAGCCAAGTCACGAAAGCCGTAAGGACTCTGCTAAACGTGCTGTCCAAGATGACCTTCTACTGTCTTCAGCTAAACGTCAAAAGCATTGTCAGCCAGCCTCCCTCAGGCTTGAAGGTATGTCCCTGATGAGCCGAACTCCAGACAGCATTTCTGATCAAACTCAAATTATGGTTAATCAGATCCCTCCAAACTCTTCAAATTCAGTTGTACCTATTAGCAACCCAGCACATGCAGATGGCCTTACACGATTATTTCCACCTACTAACAACTTTGTGGCCCCTGCACTGAGGCAAACTGAAGTTCAGTGCAGTTCTCAGCCTTCAGTTGCTGAGCAGCAGCAAACCCAGGCCAGTCAGCATTTGCAGGCCCTGCAACAGCATGTTCCAGCTCAAGGGGTATCTCACCTGCACAGTAACCATCTCTActtaaagcagcagcagcagcagcagcagcagcaagcagGACAGTTAAGAGAGAGGCATCATTTGTATCAACTGCAGCATCACATACCCCATGCAGAGAACTCTGTCCACCCTCAGCCCCATAATGTCCACCAGCAGAGAACTCTGCAACAGGAAGttcagatgcagaaaaagaggaATCTTGTTCAGGGCACTCAGGCCTCCCAGCTTTCCTTACAACCAAAGCACCATGGGACTGACCAATCCCGACCCAAGAGTGGTCAGCCACATCCCCACCATCAGCAGATACAGCAACAGATGCAGCAACACTTTGGAAGCTCCCAGCCAGAGAAGAGCTGTGAAAACCCTTCAACTAGCCGGAACCACCATAACCATCCCCAGAACCATCTCAATCAAGATATTCTGCACCAGCAGCAGGATGTTGGAAGCAGACAGCAAGGATCAGGGGTTTCTTCTGAACATGTATCTGGACATAATCCAATGCAGAGGCTCTTGACATCAAGAGGCATAGAGCAGCAAATGGTGTCCCAACCAAGTATTGTGACTAGACCTTCAGATATGACCTGTACTCCACACAGACCAGAGAGAAATAGAGTTTCAAGTTATTCTGCTGAGGCACTCATTGGAAAGACATCTTCTAATTCAGAGCAGAGAATGGGCATATCGATTCAGGGTTCTAGAGTTTCAGATCAGCTTGAAATGAGAAGTTATCTTGATGTACCCAGAAATAAGGGTTTGGCTATTCATAATATGCAGGGTCGTGTGGACCATAACGTTGCCTCAGAGATCCGCCTTTCTGACTGTCAGACATTTAAACCCACTGGATCCATTCAACAGCCCCAGAGTAACTTTGAAGCGCAGTCttcaagaaataatgaaataggTAACTCTGTATCGTCAATGAGGAGTATGCAGTCTCAGGGTTTTCGAATTAGTCAAAACCCTGGTCCACCACCAATTGACCGCCAAAAGAGATTACCTTATCCACCAGTTCAGAGCATCCCAACAGGAAATGCTATCCCAGCAAGGGACAGTGAAAATACATGTCATCAAAGTTTCATGCAGAGTTTACTTGCCCCCCACCTTAGTGATCAGGTCATTGGAAGCCAGAGATCACTCTCAGAACATCAGAGGAATACACAGTGTGGTCCATCCCCTGCTATTGAATATAATTGTCCCCCAACTCATGAAAGTGTCCATATTAGAAGAGAGAGTGAAAATCAGAATAGAGAAAGTTGTGATATGTCCTTAGGTGCAATTAACACCAGGAACAGCACCTTGAATATTCCTTTTTCAAGTTCTTCTTCCTCAGGAGATATTCAAGGCCGAAACACAAGTCCCAATGTTTCTGTACAGAAGTCCAATCCCATGAGGATTACTGACAGTCATGGGACCAAGGGCCACATGAACCCTCCAGTCACTACCAACATGCATGGAGTTGCAAGGCCAGCTTTGCCACACCCATCTGTGTCTCATGGAAATGCTGATCAAGGGCCTCCTGTACGTCAAACTAATTCTTCAGTTCCTCAGCGATCCAGGCATCCCTTGCAAGATAGCAGTGGTTCCAAAATTCGTCAGCCCGAAAGGAATCGTTCTGGAAACCAAAGGCATAGTAATGTCTTTGATCCAAGTCTTCCCCATCTTCCTCTGTCTGCTAGTGGCAGTATGATTCTTGGACGCCAACAACCCACTACAGAAAAGAGAGGAAGTATTGTTCGTTTCATGCCTGATAGCCCACAAGTACCTAATGATAATTCAGTGCCTGATCAGCATACACTATCACAaaattttggttttccttttattcctgagGGTGGCATGAATCCACCAATAAATGCTAATACTTCTTTCATTCCACAGGTTACTCAGCCTAGTGCCACTCGAACTCCAGCCCTCATCCCTGTAGATCCCCAAAATACTTTACCTTCCTTCTATCCCCCGTACTCTCCTGCTCACCCTACACTATCCAACGACATTTCAATCCCCTATTTTTCAAATCAAATGTTCTCAAATCCTAGCACAGAGAAGGTAAACAGTGGAAGTTTAAATAACCGATTTGGGTCAATTTTATCTCCTCCAAGACCTGTTGGTTTTGCTCAACCaagttttcctcttctccctgatATGCCACCAATGCACATGACCAACTCTCACTTATCCAATTTCAATATGACatctttgtttccagaaatagCTACAGCTCTTCCTGATGGCTCAGCAATGTCACCTTTGCTTACAATCGCAAACTCCTCCGCCTCTGACTCTTCCAAGCAGTCTACAAACAGACCTGCCCACAACATAAGCCATATTTTAGGTCATGACTGCAGTTCAGCTGTTTAA